The DNA segment atcaaaagCAAAGAAGTCTGAAATATCCGTGTAAAGTGTCTCCATATTTTTGTACATGCTCTGCATCACTTCAAACGACTCCCTAGCTTTTTTCGCAAAAGGCGCCATAGTGTCAATAAAACAATCCTGTTCGCTCTGTGGTATTTTCGAATTCGCCAGATCCTGTTCTAAATTCTTGATATTTGACTCCATCTGTCTCAACGTGCGTTGAATATTCTCCATGGACACTCTACTAGCCCTGTCAACATGCAATAACTCCTCCCCGAAGCTCAAGCACTCTGGAAACTTCCTCTCAATAGTGTCCACAAGATAATGCATCAACGTCTGTTTATTCTCGACATCTTTAGTGCTAGTTAACTTTGTGAGAAAGCTAATTTCAAAGCCGAACGCCTGTCCATTTTTCGACCCTGAATTCATGTAATTACCGAGTAATAAAATGAGCTCGAGAATTCTCGCGAATTTTTTACTACTCTTGACTTCTTCGCAGGCAGCTGTACCAGCAACAATGTCTGGCTTAATGTCCTGTACAACTTCCTCATACCTGAGTTTGAAACTCAACGATCTTAACCTTGGCATGAGCCTCTTTATGGATGAAACTGTCACACAGAATTGTTCAGCCTCAGTGAGATCATCGTACTGATCCTTGAAGGCCTGTAGTTTCGTCAACTGATCAGGTGGTGGTAAATACTGAATGAGACCCTGGAGAACATTGTCTGATATCACTGGCCCTTCACATCTCAATAGACAGCTCTTAACTTCCTCGTAAGACATGTGTTTCAATGTGCCCCCCAGAAGAATAAGGATATTCTGCGCAACTTTGCCATCGAGTACCTTGAGATCTTTAACCTTTTTACTCGTTGCTGACTTGTCCACAACATCATCGACCTTTCGGCTAGACGGTTTTGACGAGAACTTCTGAGCTAAACCATTCAAAATATCTGGACTAGCGAGTTTATCCTCTTGAACCTTAACCCAGAAGgatttttcactcaatttttgAGGTAGAATGGCCTTCCAATTGGCCCTCTTGAGTGGTCCATCAACTTCCCACTTCTTCTTGGGTTTAAGACCGTGTGGCAGTACTTGAACAGCCCCCGCAAGAGGTGATCTCATACCCCCAGGAGGTGGTGGAGGTCCCATTCCCGGTAGTGGAGGTGGGGGAGGTCCTCCCATGCCAGGCATTGGTGGAGGTGGTGGCCCTCCCATACCTGGCATGGGTGGCGGTGGTGGTCCACCCATTCCTGGCATAGGAGGAGGTGGTGGACCTCCCATTCCAGGCATAGGGGGAGGTGGCGGGCCAGGCATACCTGGCATCGGTGGTGGCGGTGGTCCCCCTAATTTAGGAACTACCCTCGCGCCACCAGACTCCAACTCTCTGATTTTATTCTCAGCATGCTGAAGCTTCGCCTCAGCCTCCTGCTTACTTGATATCGCTTCTTCAAGTTTCTGGGACATTTCGACTAGTCTCCTCTCTTCATCAGCTCTCGATTTCTCAACTAGGGTATCGATTAGGGGTTGAACGTCAATTTGAAAGCGTTTTGTTGCTGAAAAATCTGGATCGCAGCCAGAACGATGTAGAACTATCTGCGAAACACACTCTTCGATTAATTTGTAGTAGGCTGGCCTCACCAGAGCGTCGTCCCTGATGAAGAGTAAGTGCTGGAGAATTGAGAGGAAGTAGGGCTCCGCCATCGTGTCCATCACCATATTCTTCACCACTTCAAAACAATCGTTAACATCGTCAAGCTCTAATCTAACATGATCAAACCTCTGGACGAATTCCTCGTAATCACCCTCTTTGtaatcattgaatatttttaaatgtgtTGTCAGATCTTCAGACTCGTCTCTCTCCAGTGCCTCCAATATATCCGCCAGCCCGATTCTCATGACTTCGTTTCGAAGGTGCAATCGAAAATCCAAGTCATCAGCTGATGATATTATGGAGTTTATCAGTTGCAGGCAGACTACccgcaaattttcattttgcttGTTCATCAGGCCCTGAACTATTGGTAGAAATCTTTCACGCCCTTTGAATTCTCCGTTCATTGTTATTGCATCGAGAACCTTTTTGTGACTGTCACTGTCTATCAGACATACTGCACCCAGTACTTTTACAGCTTCATACATCACCGAGGGTTTACTGGGCTCGAGGGAACGGGCTACAATTGTCAATGCCTCATGGTGGTCTAGCATCTCCTTCATTCCTCCTGTATTGTTCATTATCGCCTTTAGACATCTTATGCATTCGTACTGTATTCGTTCGTAACGATTGTCACTGGAAATCAATACAATTGCATCAGAATTCAGAATACTTCGGttacttgaaaaaatgaaaaattattcattaataaacATATGAAGATATTCTGCCGTAATGGCAACCTGGATTTCTCAATAGTCTGAAGATAATCTCATGAACTTCCTATTCATTAGATGAGATCATCAATACCTTGGTGGAAATGATGAGTAATGTTCACAAGATGAAAGAAATTCCTCACATTCTCAGTTTCATCGTAAAATACATcattatgaaataattatttacctATCGTGATGAACAGAAGCACTTACGTACgcattaaatagaaaaaaaataacattaaatCCAGTGAGTGAGGATTAGAAATACATCAACGGTATTATGTAAAACAAACAGGTGTAATTTATGCAAAAATTTGTGATCATAAAAGATAATGGACACTTACTTTCTGTAGCACTCGTTGAGAGTTGCCAACACTTGCTTCAATCCTTTTGTACCGAATTCCTGGACCCAGCTGAGTGGATTGTTAGTGAGGGCAATTCTCAGAGATTCGATGCAATTGTATATTTTGTTGACACTCAGATCAGGCTGTGCCAAGTACTGAATGTAATCAGCTGGTCTATCGAATTTTGATCGATTTTCTTGAATACTGCCTTTATAGTGTAAAACTagcatttcttttttctttgcaTCTGGCTGTTGCCTCAAGGGCTcctttttctcttcttttaaATTCATATTTGCCTGGGAATTACAAATAAGTAAGGATCCAAGCTACGTTTATCCGCTTTAAAAAATAAGTTATCATGGGAAAACGAAAACAACCAAGATACTGACacaatagaataattttttctcaaactaACGACTGattttggaattaatttattgtaatgtAATTCCCGTTATGTGGCTCATAAATTTCTCTACGCCCTGAGAACAGCTTTCATCAcctcttcattattgcagCCAAATGCAACAATACTTCTCTCTCtatttccctctctctctcatgaATCAATGAACAATTCCCAATTGATCCTAATTCCCCTCGAAttccaattaatcaattaaatagTGACCCTCGAGGTCatcgcaaataaaaaaaattaccagcaTTTCCTCAAACTTCTCATTGACCGTTTCCTCATCCATCCTCTCAATAATGGCTCGTTGCTGTTCAATCTCATCGAAATCATCACCGGAATTTGGCCGGGGGATTGTGTTGAAGCCAGTGCCACTTCTGACCCCACCCCCACGGCCGGATTTCTTGGGCCTTCCGAACCATGTATCCAGCTGCAATTGAACGCACAACAATTATTCCGAGCTAATGCAAATCCACTGAATCAATTACGTGAAATTTCGCATTGTCATACAACTATCGATTGTGcaaacaacttttttttttcaacagaaaAGATCATTCAGAATCTTGATTGAGCAATGGTAAAATTCTCAGAACGTTTAGAATACAATGACTTTCACCCTTGCACTTCTTTTGTCGAGACAAGTGATCTGCACAATGATTTCTAATTTTTGCGTCAATCGATAACACACCCCAAAGAAATTCCATGCTGATATATTAGGTGTACACCTCATTATTCCAAAACGAACATTTAACAGCAcaattttccacaattttcactAGTGTCACGTGACAATTCGCCCCGCAGGAAACTCAACTCGCGACTGAGAATCaggtaatgaataaatttaacattagcattttttaaatttcaaatttatcgcGGAAAATAACGTGCTGACTGTAGGCCCCGAGAGATCGGAATGCCGCAGTGAattgtaaaatgaaaaaaaaatgccaagcTATAGTTCTACCGCAACAACAAGTGagcattttcataattattgattagTGATTCATGTGGCATACAGGACCGCCACTAGACTTATCGGGAACACAATGGGGCCAGAGTGCTAATGTActctatttatcaattttatgcCCCCTTACATGCGTATGTAACAGCatgatcgatgaaaaaaaattcactataAAATAATGTTGAATAATTAACATATCATGGCATTGAGAGAAATGTCGCGTGATTCAGGCACGTCCTTGTGCCTTTTCTCCTCATCTCAATGTGCTCATAAAATATTGTTAAGCCGTAATTGATAAAGTTAAACAGTTTCATTCAGTGacaaatatccaaaaataaaCACGTGATGTCAAGATTTAGCTTCATTCAGCAGAGCTGTCTGCATGAATAAAATGATTGTCAGGACTACTTTATCCTCAATGTCAATGATcattaagaataaaaataaaactgatcGTAAATGAGTAGTTGAGCTCACTCATTCTGTCAAAAGCCACTACTGGAGGCGAATAAAATGATCACAAGTGGAAAAAGGCCGACAGCTGAGAATCCTTAATGTCAGTTAAATAAATAAGGTAACATTCAGTTGTCATTAATCAATTGTTGATTCCAGATAATTGAAAGcttttgttgaaaataataCGGCAATTACTGACTCAATGAAGCGGCGAAAGACTTAATTGgatgaattaatcaattatgaGGGCGATAAATTATCACGATCAAGGCCACTAATTATTTTTGACTAAAATACACctaatgataaaataaattgttaagcTCACCCATTCtgtaatcatttttattccaaataAATCGAGTGACTgactgaattgaaaaaaacatcaCACAGCGCACGTTAATTACAATTAAACCAACTTATCCTGCCAGATTGATAGACCTGTCGAGCGATACTTTGCGCAACATCATCATCCATCATTACCACACATCAATAATTCCTCTATGCCCTATATCCGTTACAATTCACCGAGTTATTAATAACAATGACACTGTAACCACAAAAAACACTCCAACAAAATCACACGATGCTATCAGTTGACAATAAACCAACACATGCATGGCATTatcgcgataaaaaaaatcacttgacaCATAAACGAATAAGCATTGAATTCAGTCCGTAAAATATCGGGAAATCCGTACTGAGGAGATCAttgcaatttattattgatgaaaatattaaaaattcgtCGGGATCGAtacaaaaaaagggggaaactGGGAGAGTTTTAAGTGAAGGTATGACGGAGTAAACGGAAGAGAACGGGAGAGATTCCTGGATGATAGCGAGGTCAGTTCCGCATAGAAGAGTGGACCGAACGAGACTGGTTCAGTACCTCCAACCAGACTCCACGGCCTCTTGCCAACTCGCTTTTTCCCCCCCGCTCCTCCTAACTTCACCATCACCGCAGCGTAGGTGtttcaatacaaaataaaattaaaatcagagATAATGAATGATCTGAGGAATGACGATTAGAGGCAGCAAGACCTGCAAGTGAATTAAATGTCGGGGATTTAACAATGAGAGATAGCGTATGACCTGAGAAATGATcaattttaatcaaataaatctGGAACCTCCAGcgaacagaaattttaattaacgtgTCATTTCTCTGTACTCAGTGTCAACGTACGAGAGAATGTTAATACGTTGTTTTAATGTTTATGAGGGATTTTCACCACGAGAATGGGCCCTGATACTCCGTACGGAATGGAATATTAACGGGTTTAACTGAAGATTAACATAACGGtcattgagaaaattaaaataagaaattgagattttttttctcggttgttg comes from the Diachasmimorpha longicaudata isolate KC_UGA_2023 chromosome 11, iyDiaLong2, whole genome shotgun sequence genome and includes:
- the LOC135167132 gene encoding protein diaphanous isoform X2, translated to MRCTPNISAWNFFGLDTWFGRPKKSGRGGGVRSGTGFNTIPRPNSGDDFDEIEQQRAIIERMDEETVNEKFEEMLANMNLKEEKKEPLRQQPDAKKKEMLVLHYKGSIQENRSKFDRPADYIQYLAQPDLSVNKIYNCIESLRIALTNNPLSWVQEFGTKGLKQVLATLNECYRNASVHHDSDNRYERIQYECIRCLKAIMNNTGGMKEMLDHHEALTIVARSLEPSKPSVMYEAVKVLGAVCLIDSDSHKKVLDAITMNGEFKGRERFLPIVQGLMNKQNENLRVVCLQLINSIISSADDLDFRLHLRNEVMRIGLADILEALERDESEDLTTHLKIFNDYKEGDYEEFVQRFDHVRLELDDVNDCFEVVKNMVMDTMAEPYFLSILQHLLFIRDDALVRPAYYKLIEECVSQIVLHRSGCDPDFSATKRFQIDVQPLIDTLVEKSRADEERRLVEMSQKLEEAISSKQEAEAKLQHAENKIRELESGGARVVPKLGGPPPPPMPGMPGPPPPPMPGMGGPPPPPMPGMGGPPPPPMPGMGGPPPPPMPGMGGPPPPPLPGMGPPPPPGGMRSPLAGAVQVLPHGLKPKKKWEVDGPLKRANWKAILPQKLSEKSFWVKVQEDKLASPDILNGLAQKFSSKPSSRKVDDVVDKSATSKKVKDLKVLDGKVAQNILILLGGTLKHMSYEEVKSCLLRCEGPVISDNVLQGLIQYLPPPDQLTKLQAFKDQYDDLTEAEQFCVTVSSIKRLMPRLRSLSFKLRYEEVVQDIKPDIVAGTAACEEVKSSKKFARILELILLLGNYMNSGSKNGQAFGFEISFLTKLTSTKDVENKQTLMHYLVDTIERKFPECLSFGEELLHVDRASRVSMENIQRTLRQMESNIKNLEQDLANSKIPQSEQDCFIDTMAPFAKKARESFEVMQSMYKNMETLYTDISDFFAFDKQKYTIEEFFGDIKKFKDDFVQAQKEIIKLREGEEKQRRAREAREKAEVERAARAARKRALVDMNAHETQEGVMDSLMEALQTGSAFSRPDQRRKRQTRAAGAERRAQLNRSRSRTGLVGTGLLGRELSTELLSSA
- the LOC135167132 gene encoding protein diaphanous isoform X7, coding for MISSLDTWFGRPKKSGRGGGVRSGTGFNTIPRPNSGDDFDEIEQQRAIIERMDEETVNEKFEEMLANMNLKEEKKEPLRQQPDAKKKEMLVLHYKGSIQENRSKFDRPADYIQYLAQPDLSVNKIYNCIESLRIALTNNPLSWVQEFGTKGLKQVLATLNECYRNASVHHDSDNRYERIQYECIRCLKAIMNNTGGMKEMLDHHEALTIVARSLEPSKPSVMYEAVKVLGAVCLIDSDSHKKVLDAITMNGEFKGRERFLPIVQGLMNKQNENLRVVCLQLINSIISSADDLDFRLHLRNEVMRIGLADILEALERDESEDLTTHLKIFNDYKEGDYEEFVQRFDHVRLELDDVNDCFEVVKNMVMDTMAEPYFLSILQHLLFIRDDALVRPAYYKLIEECVSQIVLHRSGCDPDFSATKRFQIDVQPLIDTLVEKSRADEERRLVEMSQKLEEAISSKQEAEAKLQHAENKIRELESGGARVVPKLGGPPPPPMPGMPGPPPPPMPGMGGPPPPPMPGMGGPPPPPMPGMGGPPPPPMPGMGGPPPPPLPGMGPPPPPGGMRSPLAGAVQVLPHGLKPKKKWEVDGPLKRANWKAILPQKLSEKSFWVKVQEDKLASPDILNGLAQKFSSKPSSRKVDDVVDKSATSKKVKDLKVLDGKVAQNILILLGGTLKHMSYEEVKSCLLRCEGPVISDNVLQGLIQYLPPPDQLTKLQAFKDQYDDLTEAEQFCVTVSSIKRLMPRLRSLSFKLRYEEVVQDIKPDIVAGTAACEEVKSSKKFARILELILLLGNYMNSGSKNGQAFGFEISFLTKLTSTKDVENKQTLMHYLVDTIERKFPECLSFGEELLHVDRASRVSMENIQRTLRQMESNIKNLEQDLANSKIPQSEQDCFIDTMAPFAKKARESFEVMQSMYKNMETLYTDISDFFAFDKQKYTIEEFFGDIKKFKDDFVQAQKEIIKLREGEEKQRRAREAREKAEVERAARAARKRALVDMNAHETQEGVMDSLMEALQTGSAFSRPDQRRKRQTRAAGAERRAQLNRSRSRTGLVGTGLLGRELSTELLSSA
- the LOC135167132 gene encoding protein diaphanous isoform X3 is translated as MSGRRERPATGFLDTWFGRPKKSGRGGGVRSGTGFNTIPRPNSGDDFDEIEQQRAIIERMDEETVNEKFEEMLANMNLKEEKKEPLRQQPDAKKKEMLVLHYKGSIQENRSKFDRPADYIQYLAQPDLSVNKIYNCIESLRIALTNNPLSWVQEFGTKGLKQVLATLNECYRNASVHHDSDNRYERIQYECIRCLKAIMNNTGGMKEMLDHHEALTIVARSLEPSKPSVMYEAVKVLGAVCLIDSDSHKKVLDAITMNGEFKGRERFLPIVQGLMNKQNENLRVVCLQLINSIISSADDLDFRLHLRNEVMRIGLADILEALERDESEDLTTHLKIFNDYKEGDYEEFVQRFDHVRLELDDVNDCFEVVKNMVMDTMAEPYFLSILQHLLFIRDDALVRPAYYKLIEECVSQIVLHRSGCDPDFSATKRFQIDVQPLIDTLVEKSRADEERRLVEMSQKLEEAISSKQEAEAKLQHAENKIRELESGGARVVPKLGGPPPPPMPGMPGPPPPPMPGMGGPPPPPMPGMGGPPPPPMPGMGGPPPPPMPGMGGPPPPPLPGMGPPPPPGGMRSPLAGAVQVLPHGLKPKKKWEVDGPLKRANWKAILPQKLSEKSFWVKVQEDKLASPDILNGLAQKFSSKPSSRKVDDVVDKSATSKKVKDLKVLDGKVAQNILILLGGTLKHMSYEEVKSCLLRCEGPVISDNVLQGLIQYLPPPDQLTKLQAFKDQYDDLTEAEQFCVTVSSIKRLMPRLRSLSFKLRYEEVVQDIKPDIVAGTAACEEVKSSKKFARILELILLLGNYMNSGSKNGQAFGFEISFLTKLTSTKDVENKQTLMHYLVDTIERKFPECLSFGEELLHVDRASRVSMENIQRTLRQMESNIKNLEQDLANSKIPQSEQDCFIDTMAPFAKKARESFEVMQSMYKNMETLYTDISDFFAFDKQKYTIEEFFGDIKKFKDDFVQAQKEIIKLREGEEKQRRAREAREKAEVERAARAARKRALVDMNAHETQEGVMDSLMEALQTGSAFSRPDQRRKRQTRAAGAERRAQLNRSRSRTGLVGTGLLGRELSTELLSSA
- the LOC135167132 gene encoding protein diaphanous isoform X1 yields the protein MSIQRRKSWYKTAEKLDTWFGRPKKSGRGGGVRSGTGFNTIPRPNSGDDFDEIEQQRAIIERMDEETVNEKFEEMLANMNLKEEKKEPLRQQPDAKKKEMLVLHYKGSIQENRSKFDRPADYIQYLAQPDLSVNKIYNCIESLRIALTNNPLSWVQEFGTKGLKQVLATLNECYRNASVHHDSDNRYERIQYECIRCLKAIMNNTGGMKEMLDHHEALTIVARSLEPSKPSVMYEAVKVLGAVCLIDSDSHKKVLDAITMNGEFKGRERFLPIVQGLMNKQNENLRVVCLQLINSIISSADDLDFRLHLRNEVMRIGLADILEALERDESEDLTTHLKIFNDYKEGDYEEFVQRFDHVRLELDDVNDCFEVVKNMVMDTMAEPYFLSILQHLLFIRDDALVRPAYYKLIEECVSQIVLHRSGCDPDFSATKRFQIDVQPLIDTLVEKSRADEERRLVEMSQKLEEAISSKQEAEAKLQHAENKIRELESGGARVVPKLGGPPPPPMPGMPGPPPPPMPGMGGPPPPPMPGMGGPPPPPMPGMGGPPPPPMPGMGGPPPPPLPGMGPPPPPGGMRSPLAGAVQVLPHGLKPKKKWEVDGPLKRANWKAILPQKLSEKSFWVKVQEDKLASPDILNGLAQKFSSKPSSRKVDDVVDKSATSKKVKDLKVLDGKVAQNILILLGGTLKHMSYEEVKSCLLRCEGPVISDNVLQGLIQYLPPPDQLTKLQAFKDQYDDLTEAEQFCVTVSSIKRLMPRLRSLSFKLRYEEVVQDIKPDIVAGTAACEEVKSSKKFARILELILLLGNYMNSGSKNGQAFGFEISFLTKLTSTKDVENKQTLMHYLVDTIERKFPECLSFGEELLHVDRASRVSMENIQRTLRQMESNIKNLEQDLANSKIPQSEQDCFIDTMAPFAKKARESFEVMQSMYKNMETLYTDISDFFAFDKQKYTIEEFFGDIKKFKDDFVQAQKEIIKLREGEEKQRRAREAREKAEVERAARAARKRALVDMNAHETQEGVMDSLMEALQTGSAFSRPDQRRKRQTRAAGAERRAQLNRSRSRTGLVGTGLLGRELSTELLSSA
- the LOC135167132 gene encoding protein diaphanous isoform X4; this encodes MSIQRRKSWYKTAEKLDTWFGRPKKSGRGGGVRSGTGFNTIPRPNSGDDFDEIEQQRAIIERMDEETVNEKFEEMLANMNLKEEKKEPLRQQPDAKKKEMLVLHYKGSIQENRSKFDRPADYIQYLAQPDLSVNKIYNCIESLRIALTNNPLSWVQEFGTKGLKQVLATLNECYRNDNRYERIQYECIRCLKAIMNNTGGMKEMLDHHEALTIVARSLEPSKPSVMYEAVKVLGAVCLIDSDSHKKVLDAITMNGEFKGRERFLPIVQGLMNKQNENLRVVCLQLINSIISSADDLDFRLHLRNEVMRIGLADILEALERDESEDLTTHLKIFNDYKEGDYEEFVQRFDHVRLELDDVNDCFEVVKNMVMDTMAEPYFLSILQHLLFIRDDALVRPAYYKLIEECVSQIVLHRSGCDPDFSATKRFQIDVQPLIDTLVEKSRADEERRLVEMSQKLEEAISSKQEAEAKLQHAENKIRELESGGARVVPKLGGPPPPPMPGMPGPPPPPMPGMGGPPPPPMPGMGGPPPPPMPGMGGPPPPPMPGMGGPPPPPLPGMGPPPPPGGMRSPLAGAVQVLPHGLKPKKKWEVDGPLKRANWKAILPQKLSEKSFWVKVQEDKLASPDILNGLAQKFSSKPSSRKVDDVVDKSATSKKVKDLKVLDGKVAQNILILLGGTLKHMSYEEVKSCLLRCEGPVISDNVLQGLIQYLPPPDQLTKLQAFKDQYDDLTEAEQFCVTVSSIKRLMPRLRSLSFKLRYEEVVQDIKPDIVAGTAACEEVKSSKKFARILELILLLGNYMNSGSKNGQAFGFEISFLTKLTSTKDVENKQTLMHYLVDTIERKFPECLSFGEELLHVDRASRVSMENIQRTLRQMESNIKNLEQDLANSKIPQSEQDCFIDTMAPFAKKARESFEVMQSMYKNMETLYTDISDFFAFDKQKYTIEEFFGDIKKFKDDFVQAQKEIIKLREGEEKQRRAREAREKAEVERAARAARKRALVDMNAHETQEGVMDSLMEALQTGSAFSRPDQRRKRQTRAAGAERRAQLNRSRSRTGLVGTGLLGRELSTELLSSA
- the LOC135167132 gene encoding protein diaphanous isoform X6 gives rise to the protein MITEWLDTWFGRPKKSGRGGGVRSGTGFNTIPRPNSGDDFDEIEQQRAIIERMDEETVNEKFEEMLANMNLKEEKKEPLRQQPDAKKKEMLVLHYKGSIQENRSKFDRPADYIQYLAQPDLSVNKIYNCIESLRIALTNNPLSWVQEFGTKGLKQVLATLNECYRNASVHHDSDNRYERIQYECIRCLKAIMNNTGGMKEMLDHHEALTIVARSLEPSKPSVMYEAVKVLGAVCLIDSDSHKKVLDAITMNGEFKGRERFLPIVQGLMNKQNENLRVVCLQLINSIISSADDLDFRLHLRNEVMRIGLADILEALERDESEDLTTHLKIFNDYKEGDYEEFVQRFDHVRLELDDVNDCFEVVKNMVMDTMAEPYFLSILQHLLFIRDDALVRPAYYKLIEECVSQIVLHRSGCDPDFSATKRFQIDVQPLIDTLVEKSRADEERRLVEMSQKLEEAISSKQEAEAKLQHAENKIRELESGGARVVPKLGGPPPPPMPGMPGPPPPPMPGMGGPPPPPMPGMGGPPPPPMPGMGGPPPPPMPGMGGPPPPPLPGMGPPPPPGGMRSPLAGAVQVLPHGLKPKKKWEVDGPLKRANWKAILPQKLSEKSFWVKVQEDKLASPDILNGLAQKFSSKPSSRKVDDVVDKSATSKKVKDLKVLDGKVAQNILILLGGTLKHMSYEEVKSCLLRCEGPVISDNVLQGLIQYLPPPDQLTKLQAFKDQYDDLTEAEQFCVTVSSIKRLMPRLRSLSFKLRYEEVVQDIKPDIVAGTAACEEVKSSKKFARILELILLLGNYMNSGSKNGQAFGFEISFLTKLTSTKDVENKQTLMHYLVDTIERKFPECLSFGEELLHVDRASRVSMENIQRTLRQMESNIKNLEQDLANSKIPQSEQDCFIDTMAPFAKKARESFEVMQSMYKNMETLYTDISDFFAFDKQKYTIEEFFGDIKKFKDDFVQAQKEIIKLREGEEKQRRAREAREKAEVERAARAARKRALVDMNAHETQEGVMDSLMEALQTGSAFSRPDQRRKRQTRAAGAERRAQLNRSRSRTGLVGTGLLGRELSTELLSSA
- the LOC135167132 gene encoding protein diaphanous isoform X5 — protein: MSGRRERPATGFLDTWFGRPKKSGRGGGVRSGTGFNTIPRPNSGDDFDEIEQQRAIIERMDEETVNEKFEEMLANMNLKEEKKEPLRQQPDAKKKEMLVLHYKGSIQENRSKFDRPADYIQYLAQPDLSVNKIYNCIESLRIALTNNPLSWVQEFGTKGLKQVLATLNECYRNDNRYERIQYECIRCLKAIMNNTGGMKEMLDHHEALTIVARSLEPSKPSVMYEAVKVLGAVCLIDSDSHKKVLDAITMNGEFKGRERFLPIVQGLMNKQNENLRVVCLQLINSIISSADDLDFRLHLRNEVMRIGLADILEALERDESEDLTTHLKIFNDYKEGDYEEFVQRFDHVRLELDDVNDCFEVVKNMVMDTMAEPYFLSILQHLLFIRDDALVRPAYYKLIEECVSQIVLHRSGCDPDFSATKRFQIDVQPLIDTLVEKSRADEERRLVEMSQKLEEAISSKQEAEAKLQHAENKIRELESGGARVVPKLGGPPPPPMPGMPGPPPPPMPGMGGPPPPPMPGMGGPPPPPMPGMGGPPPPPMPGMGGPPPPPLPGMGPPPPPGGMRSPLAGAVQVLPHGLKPKKKWEVDGPLKRANWKAILPQKLSEKSFWVKVQEDKLASPDILNGLAQKFSSKPSSRKVDDVVDKSATSKKVKDLKVLDGKVAQNILILLGGTLKHMSYEEVKSCLLRCEGPVISDNVLQGLIQYLPPPDQLTKLQAFKDQYDDLTEAEQFCVTVSSIKRLMPRLRSLSFKLRYEEVVQDIKPDIVAGTAACEEVKSSKKFARILELILLLGNYMNSGSKNGQAFGFEISFLTKLTSTKDVENKQTLMHYLVDTIERKFPECLSFGEELLHVDRASRVSMENIQRTLRQMESNIKNLEQDLANSKIPQSEQDCFIDTMAPFAKKARESFEVMQSMYKNMETLYTDISDFFAFDKQKYTIEEFFGDIKKFKDDFVQAQKEIIKLREGEEKQRRAREAREKAEVERAARAARKRALVDMNAHETQEGVMDSLMEALQTGSAFSRPDQRRKRQTRAAGAERRAQLNRSRSRTGLVGTGLLGRELSTELLSSA